GGGTGAGCACTCCCGCGAGCTCGTCCGGGGTCGGCGGCGGGGGCGTCGTCGGGCTTGGGGACGGCGTCCGCTCGCCCGCGCTCGCCCGTGCCGTGGGCGAGCGGGTCGGCTCGGGCGTACCGGTGGGCTCGGGCGTTCCGGTGGGCTCGGGGGTCGCCGTGGGCTCGGCCACCGTGCCGGCAGTGCCGGCAGTGCCGGCAGTATCGCCCGTGTCGGTGTCGGAATCACGCCCGAACGCGAACCACGCGAGCGCCACCGCGAGGACGACCGCGAGGGCGACCACGAGGATCGTGCGGGGGGTCCGTCGAGTCGGCATGACTTCCATCGTGCCATCAGTTCGGGGGCAGCACCGCCGCGGGCCTACGATGGGGACTCGTGCGCCGAGCGGCGCACGATTTCGAAGGAGCCGAGGCAGCCATTCCTGCCGGCCAGGAAGCGATGAAGGTGGAGAGCGTGCGGATCACTATCGGAGTGCAGAACGTCGCCCGGGAGCTCAACGTCGAACTCGACGACTCGACCGGCGGCGCCACCGACCCGGCGGCCGTCGCGGCGCAGGTGAGCGAGGCGGTCGCCACGGAGGACGGTGTGCTCGACCTCACCGACGCGAAGGGGAACCGCATCATCGTTCCGGCGCGCTCCCTCGCGTACGTGCACGTCGGGGTCGACGAGCAGCGGTTCATCGGCTTCAGCGCCTGAGGCCGTCCGACCCGCATCCGGGCCGCATCCGGGCCGAATCCGGGCGACACCCGGCCACACAGACCGCCCGGGTCACGCCGCACCGGTGGCGGTGGGCCGGGCCACACTTGCCCGCCGTCCGGGCTATTTCGGTGCGCCCGCGCTACAGTGGACCCGTACGGGTTGCCCGGTCGCAACGGTCGAACACGTCGCCACTATGAACTCCCGCCTCCCCCGGTCCCGTCCGGACGGCGCGGAGAGCCCGGTTCCCTTCTCGATTCTTCGCTCGCTCCTGGAGCACATGGAGCACATGGAGCACACGGAGAATTCCGCGGAGCAGGAGCCGGCAGGAAATCTCGCGATCGGCTGCCGGCAGCAGCACGCGTCCGACCGGGCGCGTCCCAGCGTTCCGAGGGACTATGACCGATACCGACCTGCAGGCGAGCGAGCCTGCCACCACCACCGTCGCCGATGACATCCTCGCGCGCCTCGACGAGGCCGCCGTGACCGAGTCCGTCGACGTCACGACCGATTCCGACGCCGTCGAGATCAGCCAGGACGGCGACCTGCCCGAGCGGTCGTTCGCCGACTTCGGCGTGAGCGAGCCGATCGTCGCGGCGCTCTCCGAGGTGGGCATCACCCACCCCTTCCCGATCCAGGCGCTCACCCTGCCGGTGGCGCTCGCCGGCCACGACATCATCGGCCAGGCCAAGACCGGCACCGGCAAGACCCTCGGCTTCGGCATCCCGCTGCTCGAGCGGGTCGTCGGCCCCGGCGAGGAGGGCTGGGACGACCTGCCGGACGCCGGCAAGCCGCAGGCGCTCATCATCGTGCCGACCCGCGAGCTCGCGGTCCAGGTCGCCGGCGACCTCGTCACCGCCGCCCGCAAGCGGCCCGTGCGTGTCGCACAGGTCTATGGCGGTCGTTCCTACGAGCCGCAGATCGAGGCGCTGACCCGCGGGGTCGAGGTCGTCGTCGGCACTCCCGGCCGGATGATCGACCTGCTCAAGCAGCGTTACCTCGTGCTCAATCAGGTGCAGGTGCTCGTGCTCGACGAGGCCGACGAGATGCTCGACCTCGGCTTCCTGCCGGACGTGGAGACCCTGCTCTCGCGCACCCCGGCGAACCGGCACACGATGCTGTTCTCCGCCACGATGCCCGGGGCGGTCATCGCGATGGCCCGGCGCTACATGACCCGGCCCACGCACATCCGCGCCCAGGATCCCGAGGGCTCCGGGGCGGCCGTCGACCTGGTGAGCCAGTTCGTCTACCGCGCCCACGCGATGGACAAGACCGAGATGCTCTCGCGCATCCTCCAGGCCGAGGGCCGGGGTCTGACGATCGTGTTCACCCGCACCAAACGCACCGCGGCCAAGGTCGCGGACGAACTCGTCGACCGCGGCTTCGCGGCGGCACCGCTGCACGGCGATCTGGGCCAGGGAGCCCGCGAGCAGGCGCTGCGCGCGTTCCGCCACGGCAAGGTGGACGTGCTCGTGGCCACCGACGTCGCGGCCCGCGGCATCGACGTCGACGACGTCACCCACGTCGTCAACTTCCAGTGCCCCGAGGACGACAAGACCTACCTGCACCGGATCGGGCGGACCGCCCGCGCCGGCAACACGGGCACCGCGGTCACGTTCGTCGACTGGGACGACGTGCCTCGCTGGACCCTCATCGACAAGGCCATCGGCCTGAACAAGGGCGAGCCGGTCGAGACCTACTCGTCCTCACCCCACCTGTACACCGACCTGTCGATCCCGGAGGGCACGAAGGGCCGGCTCCCGCGGCAGGCCCGCACCCGCGCCGGGCTCGAGGCCGAGGTCCTCGAGGATCTGGGCGAGACCGGCGGCGGGGCGAAGGGCGCCGGCGGCCGGGGACGCCAGGACCGAGGCGGGCAGTCCGGCCGTCAGGGCGGCCGCTCCGGTCGCCAGGGCGGCCAGTCGGGTCGCCAGGGTGGTCAGGGTGGTCAGGGCGGTCAGGGCGGTCAAGCCCAGCGCCGGCAGGCCCCCGGCGAGGGCCAGGGCCGCTCCCGGCGCCGTCGTCGCACACGCGGCGGCAAGCCCGTCGCCGACTCGGGCAGCTGAGACCCACTCCTCCGCGGGTTCCCCGCAACCACACCGAAGCACGCCGGATCACACCGGTCCCCGCCCGGGGCGCCCATGCGGCGCTCCGGGCGTCGCTCGTTCCGGGACCCGCTCAGGCGAGGGTCGCGTCGAACCACTCGCTCACGGGTGCACCACGCCGAGACGCCCCTGGGCCGTGATCGCGGCGAGGACCTCCCGCGAGGTGGTGTTCTCACCGAGCCGGTTCGGCTTGCCCGCCCCGTGGTAGTCGCTCGATCCGGTCCGCAGCAGGCCGTGGCGACCCGCGAGGGCCACGAGTTCGGCCCGCTCGGCGGGAGTGTGGTCGCGGTGGTCCACCTCGAGTCCGGCGAGCCCGGCCTCGACCATCCGCGCGATGACGGCGTCGCTCACCACCCGCCCGCGGCCGCTGGCGCGCGGGTGGGCCATGACCGGCACCCCGCCCGCCGCCCGCACCGCGGCGACGGCGGCGACGGCCTCGGGCGCCGTGTAGCGCACGTAGTAGGGGCTGTGGGGGCTGAGCAGCCCCGCGAACGCCGCGGTGCGATCGGGCACGATGCCCAGTCGCACGAGTGCGTCCGCGATGTGGGGCCGCCCGATCGTCGCCCCCGGCGCGGCCTCGGCGAGCACGTCGTCCCAGGAGATCGGCAGGTCCCGGCCGAGTCGGGCGACCATGTCCGCGGCGCGGGTGGCCCGATGGCTGCGGGAGTCGGCGAAGACGCCCGCGAGCGCCGGGTCGGCCGGGTCGTGGAGGTAGGAGAGCAGGTGCACGCTGATGCCCCCGGCGGTGCAGGAGATCTCGGTCCCCCGCACGAGGCTCACCCCGGAGCCGGGCACGGCGGCCACGGCCTCGGCCCACCCCGCGGTCGTGTCGTGATCGGTCAGCCCCACCACCGTCAGCCCCGCCCGCGCGGCCGCCGCCATGAGCTCGGCCGGGCTCTCGGTGCCGTCCGAGGCGCGCGTGTGGGTATGCAGGTCGATCACTCCGTCAGGGTAGGGCACCGGTTCGCCCGGCGTGGCGCTCGGGGTGAGACGATGGGGGCATGTCTGGCGAACACAGCGAGGACGATCCGTCGGCCGATCGCGGCAGCAACCGCTCCCAGCGCCCCGAATCGGCGGCGTTCCGGGAGTTCATCGCGGCCGACTGGGCGCCGCCGGCGAGCACGGTGAGCACAGCCGCGGGCCCGGACGAGGTCGCGGCCTACGCCGCCGCGCGCCGGCGCCGCCTGTCCGAGCAGTTCCCCGGCGAGCGGCTCGTGCTCCCGGCGGGTGGGCTCAAGGTGCGCTCGAACGACACGGACTACCGCTTCCGGCCGCATTCCGCGTTCGCGCACATGACCGGGCTGGGCACGGACGAGGAGCCCGACGCCGTGCTCGTGCTCCATCCCCAGCCGGCCGAGGCGGTCGAGCCGGCCACGGAACACGAGGCGGTGCTGTACTTCCGCCCCCTCGCCTCCCGGGAGAGCGAGGAGTTCTGGGCCGATGCCCGCTACGGGGAGTTCTGGGTGGGCGCCCGCCCGACGTTGGCGGAGCTCGAGGCCCGCCTGGGCCTGCCGTGCCGGCACATCGACGAGCTCGCCGACGCCGTCGGAAAGGACGCCGGCGAGGTGACCGTCCGCGTCGTCCCCGGGGCGGACGAGGCGGTGAGCGCGCTCGTCGAACGCATCCGCGTGCAGAACGGCGTGACCTCCGACAGCGAGCACGGCGAGGACGCCGCCCTGGCCGAGGCGCTCTCGGAGCTGCGCCTGACCAAGGACGAGTGGGAGATCGGGCAGCTGCGGGCCGCGGTGGCGGCCTCGGTCGCGGGCTTCGAACAGATCGTGCGGGCGCTGCCCCGTGCAGCCGGGCACCCGCGCGGCGAACGGGTGATCGAGGGCGCCTTCGCCGCCGTCGCGCGGGCGGAGGGCAACGGCACGGGCTACGAGACGATCGCGGCGGCGGGCAACAACGCCACCACCCTCCACTGGATCCGCAACGACGGCCCGGTGCGGGCGGGCGAGCTCGTGCTCGTCGACGCCGGCGTCGAGGCGGACTCGCTCTACACCGCCGACATCACCCGCACGCTCCCGGTGAGCGGGGAGTTCTCCGGCGTGCAGCGCCGCGTCTACCAGGCGGTGCTCGATGCGGCCGACGCCGCGTTCGCCGTCGCCCGCCCCGGGGTGAGGTTCCGCGAGATCCACTCGACCGCGATGGGCGTGCTCGCCGCCCGGCTCGAGGAGTGGGGGCTACTGCCGGTCGGCGCCGAGGCGGCCCTCGCGCCGCGCGGCCAGCAGCATCGGCGCTGGATGCCGCACGGCACGAGCCACCACCTGGGCCTCGACGTGCACGACTGTGCCCAGGCCCGCCGGGAGATGTACCTCGACGCGGAGCTCGCCCCGGGCATGGTGTTCACGATCGAGCCGGGCCTGTACTTCAAGGAGGACGACCGGGCGATCCCGGCCGAGTACCGCGGGATCGGCGTCCGGATCGAGGACGACGTGCTCGTGACCGACGACGGCGTGGTCAACCTGAGCGGGGCGCTGCCGCGCCGGCCCGACGACGTCGAGGCGTGGATGGCCTCGCTCCGGCGCGGGTGAGCGCGCCCCCGGCGGCCCTCGTGCGGGCGCGGGCGGCGGTTCGGACGACGTGGCCCGCCTGGTCCGTCGGTGCGCTCATCGCCGCGATCCACACGGTGTGGTCGTGGCGGCAGTGGGCCCGCTTCGACTCCCCGAGCTGGGATCTGGGCATCTTCACGCAGCTGATCCAGGACTATTCGCGCCTCGAGGCCCCGATCGTGCCCATCAAGGGCGAGGGCTATTTCCTGCTGGGCGATCACTTCCACCCGCTGCTCGTCGTGCTCGCGCCGTTCTACCGGATGTTCCCGTCGGGCTTCACGCTGCTCGTCGCCCAGAACGTGCTGCTCGGGATCTCGGCCGGGATCCTCACGTGGCTCGGCGTGCGGCTGCTCGGTCGCTGGTCCGGGATCGCGATCGGTCTCGCCTACGGCGCGTCGTGGGGCCTGCAGACGGCGGTCGCGAGCCAATTCCACGAGGTCGCCCTCGCGATGCCGCTCCTCGCCGCCTCCCTCACGGCCCTCGTGCTCCGGCGGCACCGGGCGGCCGCCCTGTGGGCGCTGCCGCTGCTCGGGGTCAAGGAGGACCTGGGGCTCACGGTGGCCGCCATCGGGGTGGTCATCGCCCTCCAGGGAGGCCGCCGGCTCGGGTCGGCGCTGGCCGCCGGCGGTGTCGCCGCCTTCGTGCTCGTCACCTCGGTCGTGCTGCCCGCGCTCAACCCCGACGGAGTCTGGGCCTATGCCGAGGATTCCGTGCTCTCGCGGCTGCTGAGCGACCCGGCGGCCACGCTGGCCGGGTTGACGGACGGCGCCGGCACGAAGGCGGGGATGGTCACGCTGTCGCTGGCGATCACGGCCTTCCTCGCACTGCGCTCGCCGATCATCCTCGTCGCGGTGCCGACGTTCGCGTGGCGGCTCACCTCGGACGTCCCCTACCACTGGGGAACCGATTGGCACTATTCGGCCCCGCTCATGATCATCGCGATGGTCGCCCTCGTCGACGGACTGCACCGGCTCGCCGAGCGCACCGAGGCGAGGAGGCGGGCGGGCGGGGCACCGGTCCCCGCCACCGGCCCGGGCGGGAGGTTTCTCGCGCTGCGCGCCCCCGTGCGGGTGCGGGAGGTCGCGACCGGGGTCCTGCTCTTCGCGATCGTGGCGAGTTCCCAGTTCCCGTGGTCGCGACTGGTCGAGCCGGAGTTCTACCGACCGAGCCCGACCGCCGCCGGCGCCCGCGGCGCCCTGGCCACCGTGACTCCCGGCGACCGTGTCGTGACCGACATCACACTCATGGCCTACCTCGTGCCGACGGCCCGCGTCTACTGGCTCGGTCACGACAACCCCGTACCCGACCTGATCGTGCTCGACCGCCATTCGGGCGTCTGGGGCGGCGAGCCTCCCCGGGATGCCGCGGAATGGGGCGAGGATCGGTTCGACGGGTCGACGTTCACCCAGATCTACGACCGGGACGGCTTCCTCGTCGCGGAGCGCGACGGGTGATCGCGGTCGCCCCGAGAAGGGCCGGTTCCATGCCCACCGACCCCATGCAGGTTTGTGCTCACTAGACATTCTTATGTGTCATCTACAATCATGGGTGCCATGACTCAGACTCCAGACACGACAACGACGGTCAGCGGCGCCCACATGGAGGCCGAGCTGATGAGCCAGCCCGACACCTGGGCCCGGGCCGTGGAACTCGCCTCCGACCATGCCGACCTCTTCCCCACCGCCGGACAGCGCGTCGCCGCGATCGGCTGCGGCACCTCCTGGTTCATGGCCCAGAGTTACGCCGCGCTGCGCGAGCGCGCCGGCCTCGGGGAGACCGACGCCTTCGTCGGCTCCGAGCCGCTGCTCGAGCGCGACTACGACCTCGTCGTCGCGATCTCGCGCTCCGGCACCACCTCCGAGATCATCACCGCGATGTCCGCCATCGCCGGCCGTATCCCCGTGCTGGCGATCGTCGGCGCGGCCGACACCCCGATCGGGCGCGCCGCCGACCGGGTCATCGAGACGCCGTTCGCGGACGAGACCTCCGTGGTGCAGACGCGGTTCGCGACGACCGCGCTGACCCTGCTGCGCGCCTCCCTCGGGGAGGACCTCGGCGCGGCGATCGCGGACGCCCGCACCGCCACGACCGCCCCGCTGCCCGAGGCGGCCGTCACCGCCGAGCAGACCACCTTCGTGGGCCTGGGCTGGACCATCGGGCTCGCCCACGAGGCGGCGCTGAAGAACCGCGAGGCCTCCCAGTCCTGGACCGAGTCCTACCCCGCCATGGACTACCGGCACGGCCCCATCGCCATCGCCGCCCCCGGCCGGGTCACCTGGAGCTTCGGCGCCGCCCCCGAGGGTCTCGCCGCCCAGGTGAGCGCCACCGGAGCCACCTTCGTCGAGCATGCCGAACTCGACCCGCTCGCCGATCTCGTCATCGCCCAGCGGGTGGCGCTGGCCCGTGCCCGGGCCGCCGGCCTCGACCCCGACCACCCCCGCGGCCTCACCCGGTCCGTGGTCCTGGACGGCTGAGACCGCCTTGCCCGCCCCCCGCACTCACCGGCCGCCGCCACCCCGACCGGGCGGCCGGTGACGTGACCCCGCCGCCGGTCGCCGCCCGCACCGGCGGATTCACGTTGCCCGGACCGGTCGCGGCCTTCGACGTCGGCGGCACCGACATCAAGGCGGGCCTCGTGCACCCGGACGGCTCCATCAGCCACCGCTCGACCACCCCGACCCCGCGCGATCCCGTCCGTCCGGCCGCCGCCGTCGTCGATCGGACGACGCAGCTCGCCGCCGCGATGCCGGGGGCGGTCGCGCTCGGGGTCGTCGTGCCGGGCCTCGTCGACGACGTCCGCGGCGTCGGCGTCTACTCGGCGAACCTCGGCTGGCGCGACGCCCCGTTCGGCGAGCTCCTCGCGGCCGCCACCGACCTGCCGGTCGGATTCAACCACGACGTCACCGCGGCGGCGATCGCCGAGACCACCTTCGGGGCCGCCGCGGGCATCGCCGACGCCGCGGTCGTGGCGATCGGCACGGGTATCGCCGCGGGCCTCATCGTCGACGGCCGCCCGCACCGCGCCCGCGGCTATGCGGGCGAGCTCGGGCACACGGTCGTCGATCCGAGTGGTCCGCTCTGCCCGTGCGGCGCCCGTGGCTGCCTCGAGGCGATCGCCTCGGCCGCCGCCCTCGCCCGCCGCTACACCGAGGGAGCGGCCGCCCCGCCGCCGGGGCGAGGGAGGTGCTCGCCGCCCGCGCGGCCGGCGACGAGACCGCCGCCCGCATCTGGCAGGAGGGGATCCGGGCACTCGCCGCCGGCCTGCGACAGCTCTCGGCGCTGCTCGCCCCCGAGATCGTCGTCATCGGCGGCGGCCTCATGCGCGCCGGCGACGACCTCTTCACCCCGCTGCGCCGCGAGGCCGAACGCACGTTCACGGTCCATCCCGTGCCGCCGATCGTCGCCGCCACGACCGGACCCGACGCCGGACTCCTCGGCTCGGCCCTCATCGGAGCCGGCGCCCTCACCGGGGACGCCGCATGATCCTCACCTTCACCGCCAATCCGGCCCTCGACGTCACGTACTCCGTGCCGACCTTCCGGCTCGGCTCCTCGCACCGGGTCGACCCGCCGCAGGTGCGCGCGGGCGGCAAGGGCGTCAACGTCGCCCGCGTGCTGCACGAGCAGGGCCGGACCACCTGTGTCATCGCGCCCGCAGGCGGTGGACCGGGCGTGCGGTTCCGGACCGACCTGGACGCGGCCGGTCTGCGCCACCACCTCGTCGAGGTCGCCGCCGACACCCGCACCACCCTCGCCCTCGTGGGCGAGGACACGACGAACATCAACGAGTCCGGCGCGCCGCTGAGCCCGGCCGAGTGGGCCGCGCTGTCCGGGGCGGTCGCCGCCGAACTGGGCGCGCCGGCCGGCCCGGGGGTCGTGCTCGTCTGCTCCGGCTCCACGCCGCCGCACACGCCGCTCGACCTGTTCCCGGGCCTCGTCGAGGCCGCCCACGCCGCCGGGGCGACCGCGATCGTCGACACCTCGGGCCCCCATCTGCTCGCCGCCGCCGACGCCGGGGCCGACGTGCTCAAGCCGAACGACGAGGAGATCCTCGCCGCCCTCGGGGGCACGGATCCGATCGTCGCGGCCCGGCGGCTCGCGGCCCGATCGGGCGGGCTCGTGCTCCTGTCGATGGGACCCGACGGTCTCGCCGCGGTCCGCGACGACGGACCCTGCCTGCACGCCCGCCCCGGACGCCGCCTGCGCGGCAATACGACCGGCGCCGGGGACGCGGCCGTCGCCGCCACCGCCGCCGCGATCGCGGCCGACCCGGACGTGCTCACCACCGGCCTCGACGAGCTCCTGCGCCAGGCGGTCGCCTGGTCCGGCGCCGCGGTCCTCGCCCCGCTCGCGGGGAGCATCACCGACCCCACCCCCCTCCTGCCCGGTATCTCTATCACGGAGTTCTGACATGCCCCTCGTCACCACCGCCGAGTTGTTCACCCGCGCCCGGAACCGGGGGCAGGGCCTGCCCGCGTTCAACGTGCTGCACCTGGAGACCATCGAGGCGATCGCGGCCGGCGCCGAGCGCACCGGGACGGGCGTCGTGCTGCAGATCTCCCAGAACTGCGTGCGCTACCACGGCGGCCTCGCCCCCCTGGCCGCGGCGAGCCGCGCGGTCGCCGAGTCCTCGAGCGCCCCGCTCTCCCTCCACCTCGACCACGCGGAGGATCTCGACCTCGTGCGCGAGGCCCTCGACCTCGGCTTCTCCTCGGTCATGTACGACGGCGCCACGCTCGACTACCCCGAGAACGTCGCCCGCACGGTCACCGCGGTCTCGGCCGCGCACGCGGTCGGGGCGATCGTCGAGGCGGAACTCGGCGAGATCGGGGGCAAGGACGGCGCCCACGCGCCCGGCGTACGCACGGACCCCGCCGAGGCGGCCCGGTTCGCGGCCGACACGGGTGTCGACGCCCTCGCCGTCGCCGTCGGCAGCTCCCACGCCATGCTCGAACGCACGGCGGAACTCGACACCGACCTCATCGCGGCCATCGCCGCGGCCGTTCCGGTGCCGCTCGTGCTCCACGGGTCCTCGGGGGTGCCGGACGCGTCGATCCAGGCGGGTATCCGGTCCGGTATGGTCAAAGTGAACATTTCCACGCAGTTGAACAAGATGTTCACCGCCGGGGTTCGGGAACGGCTCGGGGCGCAGCCCGACCTGGTCGATTCCCGCAAGTACCTGGGCGCCGGGCGGGACCGCCTTGCGGACGAGGTGGCCCGGCTCGTCGATGTGCTGACCATGGTGACCACGGCTTGAATTGGAGCTGAATAGATGAATCGAGAAGATCGTCTCATTGCGATCCTCGACCTGCTGGGCGAGAGCGGAAGCCTCGGGGTCGGCGACCTCGTCGACACCTTCGGCGTCTCCCCCGCCACGGCCCGCCGGGATCTCGACGTGCTCGCCGATCGGCAGCTCCTCAACCGCACCCACGGCGGGGCGAGCGCGCAGTCCGTCGCCTACGACCTGCCGCTGCGCTACAAGCGCGGGCAGGCCGCCGAGGCGAAGACGGCGATCGCGATCGCGGCCTCGGAGCTCGTCCGGCCGGGGGCCCGGATCGGCCTGACCGGCGGCACGACGTGCACGGCCATCGCCACCCAGCTGAGCCGGCGCAGCGATCTCGAGGACGCCCGCCCAACCGTCGTGACGAACGCGATCAACATCGCCGCCCAGCTCGTGCTGCGCCCGCACATCAAGGTCGTCATGGTCGGCGGGGCGGTGAACCCGCGCTCCTACGAGCTCGCCGGGCCCCTCGCCGAACCGATCCTGCGGCAGATCCGGCTCGACATCGCCTTCGTCGGCATCAACGCCCTCGACCTCAAGGACGGCCCGTTCGTGCACGACGAGAAGGAGGCGCGGGTCAACGCGCTCCTGGCGGGCCGGGCCGGCGAGGCGTGGATGGTCGCCGACTCCTCCAAGCTCGGCAACCAGGCCTTCGCGGCCGTCGGTCCGCTGAGCGACTTCCGCGGCCTCATCACCGACGACGGCATCGCCGATGCCGAGCGCGACGCCCTCCGGGAGCGGGGGCTCGAGGTGCGGATCGTCCACCCCTGAGGGAGTCGTGATGTGGGCCACGGACGAGGCCGCGGGCCCGCCCTAGACTGGCGCCATGACCAGCGTGACCGTCGAGACCATCCGCAGTGCGCTCGAGGGGGTCCTCGACCCCGAGATCCGCCGACCCATCACCGAACTCGACATGGTGCGCGGCGTCGAGCTCTCCCTGACCGGCGCCGCTCGCATCACGATCGCCCTGACCACGGCGGGCTGCCCGCTGCGCGACACGATCACGCGCGACGTCACGAACGCGGCCCTCGGCGCGGGCGCGACCGAGGTCCACGTCGAGATGACGGTCATGACCCCCGAGGAGCGCACCGACCTGCGCACGAAGCTGCGCGGCGGGGTCGCCGAGCCGGTCATCCCGTTCAACGAGCCGGGCAACCTCACCCGCGTGCTCGCCGTCGCCTCCGGCAAGGGGGGTGTGGGCAAGTCCTCGGTCACGGCGAACCTCGCGGCGGCCATGGCGGCCGACGGTCTCAAGGTCGGGGTGCTCGACGCCGACGTCTACGGCTTCTCCATCCCCCGGATGCTCGGCGTCACGATGTCCCCGACGAAGGTCGACGACATGATCCTGCCGCCGCTCGCGGGCGACATCAAGGTCATCTCGATCGGGATGTTCACCCAGCCCGGCCGCCCGGTCGTGTGGCGCGGCCCCATGCTCCACCGCGCGCTCCAGCAGTTCCTCGCGGACGTCTTCTGGGGCGACCTCGACGTGCTCCTGCTCGACCTTCCCCCCGGCACCGGCGACATCGCCATCTCGGTGGCGCAGATGCTGCCCGGCGCGGAGCTGCTCATCGTGACCACTCCCCAGCTCACGGCCGCCGAGGTCGCCGAACGGGCCGGGATCATGGCCCGCCAGACCCAGCAGCGCATTGCCGGGGTCATCGAGAACATGTCGTGGCTCGAGCAGCCCGACGGCTCCCGGCTCGAGGTCTTCGGCTCCGGCGGCGGGCAGCGCGTCGCCGACCGGCTCTCGGAGATCCTCGAGACCGACGTGCCCCTCCTCGGGCAGGTCCCCCTCGAGGTGGCCCTCCGCGAGGGCAGCGACTCCGGCGTGCCCGTGGTCACGAGCGGATCGACCGCCGGCGACATCCTCACCGAGATCTCCCGCAGCCTCACCCACCGGGCCCGCGGACTCGCCGGCCGCAATCTCGCCGTCACGCCCCTGTAGCCGGGTCGCCTGTAGTCGGGTCGCCTGTAGTCGGGTCGCCTGCAGTCAGGTCGCCTCGGAGTCGAACGGCGCGGGCGGGAGGTCGCTCAGGTCGAGGCCGGCCGGCTCAGCGGGCACCGCGGGCACCGTGGGCGCCGTGGGCTCCGCGGGCTCGGCGAGGAGCGCCGTCGCGACCCCGCCGCCCGCCGGGGCCGTCTCCACTGCGGCGCCCCCCGCTGCGACAGCGGAGCCTCCCGGGGCCGCGCCCACGGCCGGCTCGGGCGGCGGGAGCGGCGCGGACGGTGCCGATGCCGCAGCGGCCTCGCCTGCGTCCGCATGCGTCCCCGGGCCGGTCACCGCGGCGGCTCCGGCGGCTCCGGCAGCCACGGCGGCTCCGGCGGCCCCGGTACCCGCGGCCCGAGCGGCCTCCGTCGCCGCCACGTGCTGGGCGGCCGCGGCCCGGGCCGCGCGCCGCTTCTCGGCCTCGGGGTCGGGCTGCGCGTCGGCGCTCTTGCTCGACGGCAGCACGTCGTCCAGGAGCGCGTCGCGGACGATCCGGCGGGGGTCGTACTGGCGCGGATCGAATTTGGAGAAGTCGAGGTCGGCGATGTCGTCGCCGAGCTCCTCCCGGAGCGCGGAGGTCGCGCCCGTGGCCATGTTCTTGAGGTTCTTCACCAGCCGTGCCAGCTGCTCGGCGTAGTGGGGAAGCCGTTCCGGTCCGATGACGACAACGGCTAGGACGAGGAGGATGAGAATCTCGTCACCGCTGATGTTCATGCGCGTCAGTCTAAGCGATGCGTGCCCGGCTCGGGCGCGCTGCCACCGCCGGGGGCCCCGGTGGCGCTACCATCGCCCCTGACGGCTCAGCCACGACACGGGAGGCCTACCATCGCTGCCGACAAGATCCAGAGTTGGGCCTACAC
The window above is part of the Pseudactinotalea sp. HY158 genome. Proteins encoded here:
- a CDS encoding DUF3107 domain-containing protein → MRITIGVQNVARELNVELDDSTGGATDPAAVAAQVSEAVATEDGVLDLTDAKGNRIIVPARSLAYVHVGVDEQRFIGFSA
- a CDS encoding DEAD/DEAH box helicase, whose protein sequence is MTDTDLQASEPATTTVADDILARLDEAAVTESVDVTTDSDAVEISQDGDLPERSFADFGVSEPIVAALSEVGITHPFPIQALTLPVALAGHDIIGQAKTGTGKTLGFGIPLLERVVGPGEEGWDDLPDAGKPQALIIVPTRELAVQVAGDLVTAARKRPVRVAQVYGGRSYEPQIEALTRGVEVVVGTPGRMIDLLKQRYLVLNQVQVLVLDEADEMLDLGFLPDVETLLSRTPANRHTMLFSATMPGAVIAMARRYMTRPTHIRAQDPEGSGAAVDLVSQFVYRAHAMDKTEMLSRILQAEGRGLTIVFTRTKRTAAKVADELVDRGFAAAPLHGDLGQGAREQALRAFRHGKVDVLVATDVAARGIDVDDVTHVVNFQCPEDDKTYLHRIGRTARAGNTGTAVTFVDWDDVPRWTLIDKAIGLNKGEPVETYSSSPHLYTDLSIPEGTKGRLPRQARTRAGLEAEVLEDLGETGGGAKGAGGRGRQDRGGQSGRQGGRSGRQGGQSGRQGGQGGQGGQGGQAQRRQAPGEGQGRSRRRRRTRGGKPVADSGS
- a CDS encoding PHP domain-containing protein, which gives rise to MIDLHTHTRASDGTESPAELMAAAARAGLTVVGLTDHDTTAGWAEAVAAVPGSGVSLVRGTEISCTAGGISVHLLSYLHDPADPALAGVFADSRSHRATRAADMVARLGRDLPISWDDVLAEAAPGATIGRPHIADALVRLGIVPDRTAAFAGLLSPHSPYYVRYTAPEAVAAVAAVRAAGGVPVMAHPRASGRGRVVSDAVIARMVEAGLAGLEVDHRDHTPAERAELVALAGRHGLLRTGSSDYHGAGKPNRLGENTTSREVLAAITAQGRLGVVHP
- a CDS encoding aminopeptidase P family protein produces the protein MSGEHSEDDPSADRGSNRSQRPESAAFREFIAADWAPPASTVSTAAGPDEVAAYAAARRRRLSEQFPGERLVLPAGGLKVRSNDTDYRFRPHSAFAHMTGLGTDEEPDAVLVLHPQPAEAVEPATEHEAVLYFRPLASRESEEFWADARYGEFWVGARPTLAELEARLGLPCRHIDELADAVGKDAGEVTVRVVPGADEAVSALVERIRVQNGVTSDSEHGEDAALAEALSELRLTKDEWEIGQLRAAVAASVAGFEQIVRALPRAAGHPRGERVIEGAFAAVARAEGNGTGYETIAAAGNNATTLHWIRNDGPVRAGELVLVDAGVEADSLYTADITRTLPVSGEFSGVQRRVYQAVLDAADAAFAVARPGVRFREIHSTAMGVLAARLEEWGLLPVGAEAALAPRGQQHRRWMPHGTSHHLGLDVHDCAQARREMYLDAELAPGMVFTIEPGLYFKEDDRAIPAEYRGIGVRIEDDVLVTDDGVVNLSGALPRRPDDVEAWMASLRRG
- a CDS encoding DUF2079 domain-containing protein gives rise to the protein MSAPPAALVRARAAVRTTWPAWSVGALIAAIHTVWSWRQWARFDSPSWDLGIFTQLIQDYSRLEAPIVPIKGEGYFLLGDHFHPLLVVLAPFYRMFPSGFTLLVAQNVLLGISAGILTWLGVRLLGRWSGIAIGLAYGASWGLQTAVASQFHEVALAMPLLAASLTALVLRRHRAAALWALPLLGVKEDLGLTVAAIGVVIALQGGRRLGSALAAGGVAAFVLVTSVVLPALNPDGVWAYAEDSVLSRLLSDPAATLAGLTDGAGTKAGMVTLSLAITAFLALRSPIILVAVPTFAWRLTSDVPYHWGTDWHYSAPLMIIAMVALVDGLHRLAERTEARRRAGGAPVPATGPGGRFLALRAPVRVREVATGVLLFAIVASSQFPWSRLVEPEFYRPSPTAAGARGALATVTPGDRVVTDITLMAYLVPTARVYWLGHDNPVPDLIVLDRHSGVWGGEPPRDAAEWGEDRFDGSTFTQIYDRDGFLVAERDG
- a CDS encoding SIS domain-containing protein; the encoded protein is MTQTPDTTTTVSGAHMEAELMSQPDTWARAVELASDHADLFPTAGQRVAAIGCGTSWFMAQSYAALRERAGLGETDAFVGSEPLLERDYDLVVAISRSGTTSEIITAMSAIAGRIPVLAIVGAADTPIGRAADRVIETPFADETSVVQTRFATTALTLLRASLGEDLGAAIADARTATTAPLPEAAVTAEQTTFVGLGWTIGLAHEAALKNREASQSWTESYPAMDYRHGPIAIAAPGRVTWSFGAAPEGLAAQVSATGATFVEHAELDPLADLVIAQRVALARARAAGLDPDHPRGLTRSVVLDG